A window of Sphingobium herbicidovorans contains these coding sequences:
- a CDS encoding endonuclease/exonuclease/phosphatase family protein, with product MKPIRVASYNIRKAIGTDRRRSPERVLEVLSEVDADIIALQEADRRFGVRSAAIPPWLLEAASPYKPVPLDVQADSMGWHGNAILVRKEADIGVHDILHLPCLEPRGAIMAEITLGNAKVRIFGMHLDLSGLWRRKQAAAVIHAAGMRDAMPTVLMGDLNEWSAGRGCLADFARHYDFAPCGRSFHAQRPVAQLDRIMHCAKLKLVDCGAHDSAAARKASDHLPIWAELQL from the coding sequence ATGAAGCCTATTCGCGTTGCCAGCTACAATATTCGCAAAGCCATTGGCACCGACCGCCGCCGAAGTCCCGAGCGGGTGCTGGAGGTACTATCAGAAGTCGATGCCGACATCATCGCCCTGCAGGAAGCTGACCGGCGGTTCGGCGTTCGATCAGCGGCAATACCCCCATGGCTGCTGGAGGCCGCCAGCCCCTATAAGCCGGTGCCGCTCGACGTACAGGCCGATTCCATGGGCTGGCACGGCAACGCCATTCTGGTGCGCAAGGAAGCCGACATAGGCGTGCATGATATATTGCACCTGCCCTGTCTGGAGCCACGCGGCGCGATCATGGCGGAAATAACGCTGGGTAATGCAAAGGTGCGGATTTTCGGCATGCATCTGGACCTTTCGGGTCTGTGGCGGCGCAAGCAGGCGGCGGCGGTCATCCATGCGGCGGGGATGCGCGACGCGATGCCGACAGTCCTGATGGGCGATCTGAACGAATGGAGCGCGGGGCGCGGATGCCTGGCGGATTTCGCCCGCCATTATGATTTCGCACCTTGCGGACGGAGTTTCCATGCCCAGCGACCGGTGGCGCAACTGGACCGGATCATGCACTGCGCGAAGCTGAAACTGGTGGATTGCGGGGCGCATGACAGCGCGGCGGCGCGCAAGGCGTCCGACCATCTGCCGATCTGGGCGGAGCTCCAGCTATGA
- a CDS encoding 4a-hydroxytetrahydrobiopterin dehydratase: MIGKLSGEDRDRELADLPEWTVIAEPEGIRRRFVFADFNAAFGFMTRVALLAEQANHHPEWFNVYNRVDITLTTHDAGGLSRRDIDMAKAIDALLA; this comes from the coding sequence ATGATTGGTAAACTGTCCGGCGAAGACCGGGATCGCGAACTGGCCGACCTTCCAGAATGGACGGTGATAGCGGAGCCGGAAGGCATCCGTCGCCGCTTTGTTTTCGCCGATTTCAATGCTGCCTTCGGTTTCATGACGCGCGTTGCGCTGCTTGCCGAACAGGCGAACCATCATCCGGAATGGTTCAACGTCTATAACCGGGTCGATATCACCCTGACGACGCATGATGCGGGCGGGCTTTCCCGCCGCGACATCGACATGGCGAAGGCGATCGACGCGCTGCTCGCCTGA
- the proB gene encoding glutamate 5-kinase encodes MTSPLSGFPPSQIRRLVVKIGSALLVDPTGEVREAWLRTLIEDIAARKIAGQQIIIVSSGAIALGARRLKLPKGGRGSLEDAQAAAATGQIALSQCWARLLQEKGITAAQMLVTLDDLEHRRRYLNASATLERLMALDVVPVVNENDSVATAEIRFGDNDRLAARIGQAARADAVVLLSDVDGLYTANPHVDASAMLIETIERIEARITAMADSGSASGMGSGGMTSKIEAARIATGAGAHLAIISGKVDSPLSHWSNGGRGSIFLAAPAKRARKGWLAGRLTVRGRIVVDAGAEQALGRGNSLLPAGVARIEGTFARGDVVDIVGPEGQVIARGLSEYDSEEAALVAGKRSEDIATLLGHLPRSVLVHRDHMAMV; translated from the coding sequence GTGACCTCTCCCCTTTCCGGTTTCCCCCCTTCCCAAATCCGTCGTCTCGTCGTCAAGATCGGGTCAGCCTTGCTTGTCGATCCGACTGGTGAGGTGCGGGAAGCATGGCTGCGCACGCTGATCGAAGACATCGCCGCTCGAAAGATCGCCGGGCAACAGATCATCATCGTGTCTTCCGGCGCAATCGCGCTGGGCGCTCGAAGGCTGAAGCTGCCAAAGGGCGGACGCGGCAGCCTGGAGGATGCGCAGGCAGCGGCCGCCACCGGGCAGATCGCATTGTCGCAATGCTGGGCACGCCTGCTGCAGGAAAAAGGTATAACGGCGGCGCAGATGCTGGTGACGCTGGACGATCTTGAACACCGGCGCCGTTACCTTAATGCTTCCGCGACCCTGGAGCGCCTGATGGCGTTGGACGTCGTGCCAGTGGTAAATGAGAATGACAGCGTGGCCACGGCTGAGATTCGCTTTGGCGATAATGACCGGCTGGCGGCGCGTATCGGACAGGCTGCACGGGCCGACGCGGTCGTACTCCTTTCGGACGTCGATGGGCTTTACACCGCGAACCCGCATGTCGATGCGAGCGCCATGTTGATAGAGACAATTGAGCGCATCGAAGCGCGGATCACGGCAATGGCCGACAGCGGCTCTGCGTCCGGCATGGGATCGGGCGGCATGACGTCCAAGATCGAGGCGGCGCGCATAGCGACCGGCGCGGGCGCGCATCTGGCGATCATTTCCGGGAAGGTGGACAGTCCCCTATCCCACTGGAGCAACGGCGGACGAGGATCGATCTTCCTGGCGGCGCCTGCAAAACGGGCACGCAAGGGGTGGCTCGCTGGTCGGCTGACGGTACGCGGACGGATCGTCGTCGATGCGGGCGCGGAACAAGCGCTGGGACGCGGCAACAGCCTGCTGCCTGCGGGGGTAGCCAGGATTGAAGGCACCTTTGCGCGTGGCGATGTCGTCGATATCGTCGGGCCCGAAGGGCAAGTTATCGCACGCGGTCTAAGCGAATATGACAGCGAGGAAGCCGCGCTGGTTGCAGGCAAGCGCAGCGAGGATATCGCCACATTGCTGGGTCATTTGCCCCGTTCCGTGCTGGTCCATCGCGATCATATGGCGATGGTCTGA
- the obgE gene encoding GTPase ObgE, translated as MHFLDQAKIYIKSGWGGPGAVSFRREKYVEYGGPDGGNGGKGGDIIFEAVAGLNTLIDFRYTQHFKAQRGMPGAGKNRYGAGGNDLVIKVPVGTQILSDPQPVDGTEDEDGYPEYEEQELLADFTEVGQRLVLLRGGDGGRGNLSYKTSTNRAPRQHGTGWPGQEMWVWLRLKLLADVGLVGMPNAGKSTFINQVTNTKAKVGAYAFTTTKPQLGVVLHRDREFVLADIPGLIAGAAEGAGIGDRFLGHIERCRVLLHLVDATGDDPVEQFRIVQDELAAYGEGLEDKPQIVALNKGDLLGQELMEDIAAQLREEAGVKDLFIVSGATGEGVPRLLDAVLPLLAESKTEAEDKADDAGDAQWSPI; from the coding sequence ATGCATTTTCTGGATCAGGCAAAGATATACATCAAATCCGGTTGGGGCGGCCCCGGCGCGGTCAGTTTCCGGCGGGAAAAATATGTCGAATATGGCGGCCCCGATGGCGGTAATGGTGGCAAGGGCGGCGATATCATCTTCGAAGCCGTTGCTGGACTGAACACGCTCATCGATTTTCGCTATACTCAACATTTCAAGGCGCAAAGAGGCATGCCCGGCGCGGGCAAGAATCGCTATGGCGCGGGGGGCAACGACCTTGTCATCAAGGTGCCTGTGGGAACCCAAATTCTGTCCGATCCTCAACCTGTCGATGGGACAGAGGATGAGGACGGCTATCCCGAATACGAAGAGCAGGAATTGCTGGCCGACTTCACGGAAGTCGGCCAGCGTCTGGTTCTGCTGCGCGGCGGCGATGGCGGACGGGGCAACCTTTCTTATAAGACCAGCACGAACCGCGCGCCGCGTCAGCACGGCACGGGCTGGCCGGGCCAGGAAATGTGGGTCTGGCTGCGACTGAAGCTCCTGGCGGACGTTGGGCTGGTCGGCATGCCCAATGCAGGCAAATCGACCTTTATCAACCAGGTGACCAATACCAAGGCGAAGGTCGGGGCATATGCTTTCACTACGACCAAGCCGCAGCTTGGCGTCGTCCTGCATCGTGATAGGGAATTCGTTCTTGCGGACATTCCCGGCCTCATCGCTGGAGCGGCCGAGGGCGCCGGGATCGGGGACAGGTTCCTCGGTCATATCGAGCGTTGCCGCGTCCTGCTGCATCTTGTCGATGCGACCGGCGACGATCCCGTCGAACAATTTCGGATCGTGCAGGATGAACTCGCCGCTTATGGCGAGGGACTGGAGGACAAGCCGCAGATCGTGGCCCTTAACAAGGGTGATTTGCTCGGACAGGAACTGATGGAGGACATCGCTGCCCAGCTTCGCGAGGAAGCAGGGGTCAAGGATCTCTTCATCGTCTCCGGCGCCACGGGCGAAGGCGTGCCCCGATTGTTGGATGCCGTTTTGCCCTTATTGGCGGAATCAAAGACAGAAGCAGAGGATAAGGCCGATGATGCAGGTGACGCACAATGGTCGCCAATCTGA
- a CDS encoding NAD-dependent epimerase/dehydratase family protein has translation MKLRIAMTGATGFVGAETLNQALEAGHHVTAITRKAQPPRGRLKWVPGSLENRAALNTLVRDADVVIHIAGTVNAADRDGFEAGNARGTMAVIDAMRQRGVRRLIHVSSLAAREPKLSDYGWSKGLAERHVKASGLDWTIVRPPAIYGPGDREMLELFRMAKRGIMLLPPAGRLSLIEVSDLARLLLVLAGEKEISLAHCYEVDDGTPGGWDHLEFGQAVGLAMGRPVKTFATPNWALSLGARLDRMLRGKGAKLTQDRVNYFCHPDWVVTKRKQPPKRLWTPKVPTEDGLKATVEAYRAKGWL, from the coding sequence ATGAAACTCCGCATTGCAATGACCGGCGCGACGGGATTCGTCGGCGCTGAGACACTTAATCAGGCGTTGGAAGCAGGCCATCATGTGACCGCGATCACACGCAAGGCGCAACCGCCGCGTGGACGGTTGAAATGGGTGCCGGGCTCACTTGAGAATCGCGCGGCGTTGAATACGCTGGTGCGAGATGCCGACGTCGTGATCCACATCGCTGGGACCGTGAACGCAGCGGACCGCGATGGCTTCGAAGCAGGAAATGCTCGCGGCACGATGGCGGTGATCGACGCCATGCGGCAGCGCGGCGTGCGAAGGCTCATTCATGTGTCTTCGCTGGCGGCACGCGAGCCCAAACTGTCCGATTATGGATGGTCCAAGGGTTTGGCCGAGCGGCATGTAAAAGCGAGTGGACTGGATTGGACGATCGTAAGGCCGCCGGCAATTTACGGGCCCGGCGATCGCGAAATGCTGGAGCTTTTCCGAATGGCCAAGCGCGGCATCATGCTGCTGCCCCCGGCGGGACGGCTTTCACTGATTGAGGTGAGCGATCTGGCGCGGCTGCTGCTGGTGCTTGCGGGCGAGAAGGAAATTAGCCTGGCTCATTGCTACGAAGTTGATGATGGCACGCCCGGCGGGTGGGACCATCTGGAGTTCGGTCAGGCGGTCGGCCTGGCGATGGGTCGCCCCGTCAAGACCTTCGCCACTCCAAATTGGGCGCTGAGCCTAGGCGCGCGGCTGGACAGGATGCTGCGTGGCAAGGGCGCGAAATTGACCCAGGATCGCGTCAACTATTTCTGCCATCCCGATTGGGTGGTGACCAAGCGAAAGCAGCCGCCAAAGAGGCTGTGGACGCCGAAAGTCCCAACTGAGGACGGGCTGAAAGCGACGGTGGAAGCCTATCGGGCAAAAGGATGGCTGTAG
- a CDS encoding metallopeptidase family protein, whose amino-acid sequence MSDNGQPLLLPPTRARIESLALEALARLPDPFRSHLSNVVLFVEEFADEQILKEMGIDDPFGLTGLYSGRPVGEPVQTGDSPPTVHLFRRPLLDEWVETGVPLDALITHVVVHEIGHHFGLSDVDMQVLEDMVAP is encoded by the coding sequence ATGTCTGACAATGGTCAACCCCTTCTTTTGCCGCCGACGCGCGCACGGATAGAAAGCCTGGCGCTGGAGGCATTGGCGCGGCTGCCCGATCCGTTCCGGTCGCATCTCTCCAACGTCGTGCTGTTCGTGGAGGAATTCGCCGACGAGCAGATATTGAAGGAAATGGGGATCGACGATCCCTTTGGCCTCACCGGCCTATACAGCGGCCGTCCCGTCGGGGAACCGGTGCAGACCGGAGACAGCCCACCGACCGTGCACCTGTTCCGCAGGCCGCTGCTGGATGAATGGGTAGAGACGGGCGTGCCGCTGGATGCACTGATCACCCATGTCGTGGTGCATGAGATCGGTCATCATTTCGGCCTTTCCGACGTGGACATGCAGGTTCTGGAGGACATGGTCGCACCATGA
- a CDS encoding GNAT family N-acetyltransferase codes for MFARTPRLLLRPGWMEDAPALTEAIGEPAILRNLTRAPAPYNVDDARAFLGLPHDSRMPRLLVFSRTRGAPRLVGGCGLHLAEDDTPEIGYWIARPYWGLGFATEAAGAALRMARAAGITGIRASHFADNPASGNVLRKLGFRYTGRVERRYSPARGAAAECLVFEEGIAGRANIDPAMDLYDDAMPAMAA; via the coding sequence ATGTTCGCCCGTACCCCCCGCCTGCTCCTTAGGCCCGGCTGGATGGAAGATGCACCCGCGCTGACCGAGGCAATCGGCGAGCCGGCGATCCTCCGCAACCTCACTCGCGCGCCCGCCCCATACAATGTGGACGACGCCCGAGCCTTCCTCGGGCTGCCGCACGATTCGCGCATGCCGCGCCTGCTGGTCTTTTCCCGCACCCGCGGCGCACCGCGGCTCGTCGGCGGCTGTGGGCTGCACCTTGCCGAAGATGACACACCGGAAATCGGATACTGGATCGCGCGCCCCTATTGGGGCCTGGGCTTTGCGACGGAGGCAGCTGGCGCGGCGCTCCGGATGGCGCGCGCGGCTGGCATCACCGGCATCCGGGCATCGCACTTCGCCGACAATCCGGCGTCGGGCAACGTCCTGCGCAAGCTTGGTTTCCGCTATACCGGGCGCGTTGAGCGGCGGTACAGTCCTGCGCGCGGCGCGGCGGCCGAATGCCTGGTTTTCGAAGAGGGCATTGCTGGACGAGCGAACATCGATCCAGCCATGGACCTTTATGATGATGCCATGCCAGCCATGGCGGCATGA
- a CDS encoding CvpA family protein, with translation MNAVDILVLLAIGGCAVLGLLNGFVSETLSLIAWVLGIFAIRLFHSSATELLTPFVGTDSGAAILAFIFVFGITFGAGKLLAHAIGRRTRQSVLGPVDRVLGGGFGAVKGLIGATLVFLALSLVYDTLYGSAARRPDWLSDARTYPLLNASGQAISEFVAERRARKPID, from the coding sequence ATGAACGCCGTCGATATTCTCGTCCTGCTCGCCATCGGCGGCTGCGCCGTCCTGGGCCTGCTGAATGGTTTCGTATCCGAAACATTATCGCTGATCGCCTGGGTGCTCGGCATCTTCGCCATCCGCCTTTTCCACAGCTCCGCCACCGAACTGCTCACCCCCTTTGTAGGAACGGATAGCGGCGCTGCAATTCTTGCATTCATTTTTGTTTTCGGCATCACCTTCGGCGCAGGAAAACTCCTCGCCCACGCGATCGGCCGCCGCACGCGCCAGTCCGTACTCGGCCCTGTCGATCGAGTCCTCGGCGGTGGATTCGGCGCGGTCAAGGGACTGATCGGCGCGACGCTCGTCTTCCTCGCGCTCAGCTTGGTCTACGACACTCTCTATGGCAGCGCGGCCCGCCGCCCGGACTGGCTCTCCGACGCTCGCACCTATCCCCTGCTTAACGCGAGCGGTCAGGCGATCAGCGAATTCGTCGCCGAACGCCGCGCCCGGAAACCCATCGACTAG
- a CDS encoding patatin-like protein translates to MKERELRLALVCYGGISLAVYMHGITKEIWRLARASRGFHDGASSGNSSEAIYRKLLEDLEAASGIRLRVMPDIIAGASAGGINGIFLAQAIETGQSLEPLTDLWLENADVEQLLDPDARPARRITKFWATPLVWMAARHPGDTVERTVAPDTREEVRHKLSNFIRSRWFEPPFGGEIFTAMILDAFDAMEKAERGPPLLPEGHPLDLFVTVTDFEGHPQSLNLNSPPQVVETEHRLSIGFRARGRGQRVFADPAELVFAARATASFPGAFPPFTVRELDRVLKRRHRAWPTRDAFLAHALPRHAARGTAEDAVLIDGSVLANAPFAQAIGALRNRPARREVDRRFVYIDPKPGHRSVRLNREGDQQEEATGENAPLPGFFRTIFGALSDIPREQPIRDNLDAIDRHSSRIRRVVRILNALRPGIEAEVESAMGGMLFLDRPTAARLFAWRAKARQRAANSAGFAFPAYGHLKLSGIVEDLADLLFRLSDEESPLMRENYRQALWSHVRAIGADRLTEDVGPGSPPVLFFRTHDLSFRIRRLRFLARRLADTLEVGSQEGDSAVQKMHDAIYEALAHYTECEGTDFYNDAIRSAAKELPNNPAAALDAIAHARGLDERDGTADMMLAEALAGLPKAERRTMLLAYLGFPFYDIATLPLLQGHAMDEYDPVKVDRISPEDCSAIRSGGAEATLKGIEFNNFGAFFSRAYRENDYLWGRLHGVERLLDIVISALPAASRLPEESVRAYRQAAFMAILDEEEQRLPHVADLIAILREEIGGRTGGTVSIGDDADAGGGLP, encoded by the coding sequence ATGAAGGAACGCGAACTGCGCCTTGCGCTGGTCTGCTATGGGGGGATCAGCCTGGCCGTCTACATGCACGGCATCACCAAGGAGATCTGGCGACTGGCACGGGCAAGTCGCGGTTTCCATGATGGAGCGAGCAGCGGAAACAGCAGCGAGGCCATATATCGCAAGTTGCTGGAGGATCTTGAGGCGGCGAGCGGTATTCGTCTGCGGGTAATGCCCGACATTATCGCCGGGGCGAGCGCGGGCGGCATCAACGGCATATTCCTGGCCCAGGCCATAGAAACCGGCCAGTCACTGGAGCCGCTGACCGACCTGTGGCTGGAAAATGCCGATGTGGAGCAGTTGCTGGACCCTGACGCCCGGCCAGCGCGGCGGATCACCAAATTCTGGGCCACCCCGCTCGTCTGGATGGCGGCGCGGCATCCCGGCGATACGGTAGAGCGCACGGTCGCCCCGGACACGCGCGAGGAGGTGCGGCACAAGCTGTCCAATTTCATCAGATCGCGCTGGTTCGAGCCCCCCTTTGGCGGCGAGATATTCACGGCGATGATCCTGGATGCGTTCGACGCCATGGAGAAGGCGGAACGGGGGCCGCCATTGCTGCCGGAAGGACATCCGCTGGACCTGTTCGTCACGGTCACCGATTTCGAGGGGCATCCGCAAAGCCTCAATCTCAACAGCCCGCCCCAGGTTGTGGAGACAGAGCATCGCCTGTCGATCGGCTTTCGCGCACGCGGCCGGGGTCAGCGGGTCTTTGCCGATCCGGCCGAACTGGTCTTTGCCGCGCGGGCGACGGCGAGCTTTCCAGGCGCGTTCCCTCCGTTCACCGTGCGCGAACTGGACAGGGTGCTCAAACGCCGTCATCGCGCCTGGCCGACGCGCGATGCGTTCCTGGCGCATGCATTGCCACGACATGCGGCGCGCGGGACGGCGGAGGACGCCGTGCTGATCGATGGATCGGTGCTGGCAAACGCCCCCTTTGCCCAGGCGATCGGGGCGCTACGCAACCGGCCGGCGCGGCGCGAGGTAGACCGGCGGTTCGTCTATATCGATCCCAAGCCCGGCCACCGATCCGTCCGGCTGAACCGCGAGGGCGACCAGCAGGAGGAGGCGACAGGAGAGAATGCCCCGTTGCCGGGATTTTTCCGCACCATATTCGGCGCCCTGAGCGACATTCCGCGCGAACAGCCAATCCGCGACAATCTGGACGCGATCGACCGGCATTCATCCCGTATCCGCCGGGTGGTGCGCATTTTGAACGCGCTGCGGCCGGGAATTGAGGCGGAAGTCGAAAGCGCGATGGGCGGCATGCTGTTTCTGGACCGCCCCACCGCGGCGCGGCTTTTCGCCTGGCGGGCCAAGGCGCGGCAGCGCGCGGCCAATTCAGCGGGCTTCGCCTTTCCCGCTTATGGGCATTTGAAACTGTCGGGCATTGTCGAGGACCTTGCCGACCTGCTTTTTCGCCTGAGCGATGAGGAAAGCCCCTTGATGCGCGAAAATTACCGGCAAGCGCTCTGGTCGCATGTCCGGGCGATCGGCGCGGATCGGTTGACTGAGGATGTCGGGCCGGGTTCGCCACCGGTGCTGTTCTTTCGCACCCACGATCTTTCCTTTCGTATACGGCGGCTGCGTTTCCTGGCGCGGCGGCTGGCCGATACGCTGGAGGTGGGATCGCAGGAAGGCGATTCCGCAGTCCAGAAGATGCATGACGCCATATATGAGGCGTTGGCCCATTATACCGAATGCGAGGGCACGGATTTCTACAATGACGCAATCCGGTCGGCTGCCAAGGAGTTGCCTAACAATCCCGCAGCCGCTTTGGACGCCATCGCGCACGCACGGGGCCTGGATGAGCGAGACGGCACGGCGGACATGATGCTGGCGGAGGCGCTGGCCGGGCTGCCCAAGGCGGAGCGGCGTACCATGCTGCTCGCCTATCTCGGCTTTCCCTTTTACGACATCGCGACCCTACCGTTGCTTCAGGGCCACGCCATGGATGAATATGATCCGGTGAAGGTGGACCGGATTTCGCCGGAGGATTGCAGCGCGATCCGCTCAGGCGGGGCGGAAGCGACATTAAAGGGGATAGAATTCAATAACTTCGGCGCATTCTTTAGCAGGGCCTACCGTGAGAATGACTATTTGTGGGGACGCCTTCATGGTGTCGAGCGCCTGCTGGATATCGTAATTTCCGCATTGCCCGCAGCAAGCCGCCTTCCCGAAGAGAGCGTGCGGGCCTATAGGCAAGCCGCATTCATGGCGATTCTCGATGAAGAGGAACAGCGACTTCCGCATGTCGCTGATCTAATTGCCATATTGCGGGAGGAAATCGGTGGGCGCACGGGTGGGACTGTTTCCATTGGTGATGATGCTGACGCTGGCGGCGGGTTGCCGTGA